The bacterium genome contains a region encoding:
- a CDS encoding CapA family protein: MTRRALPWWSSLVALALVSALVWAGFFFGSRLIRPARGLQAYGAVTPPPETATTSLVLCGDVMLARGVREKSEAAGDTAWPFRNNLFLTVNADVAFANLESLFSENPDPNPAHLVFQLRHEQVEALRVAGFDAVSLANNHAGNVGRAGMAYTVDLLRSNGIAPSGGGHNLAEAHRPAVVATPRLTFAFCSYAAAISLVATDDAPGHTAWGLDLLREDLARAEGEADVVVVSLHAGDEYAPRENGLQRDFAYAAIDSGADIVVGHHPHVLEPIEIYQGRLICYSLGNYVFDQPWNYDAGQTAAVEVLLRGDEPRRAYIHPLRINADFQPEPVDGLAAEEILRRLGLETTRIELGQD; encoded by the coding sequence ATGACCCGACGGGCCCTGCCCTGGTGGAGCTCCCTGGTGGCCCTGGCCCTGGTCTCGGCGCTCGTCTGGGCCGGGTTTTTTTTCGGCTCGCGGCTCATCCGTCCCGCACGCGGGCTCCAAGCCTACGGAGCCGTCACGCCCCCGCCCGAAACGGCCACCACCAGCCTGGTTCTCTGCGGCGACGTGATGCTGGCGCGGGGGGTGCGGGAAAAATCCGAGGCGGCCGGAGACACGGCCTGGCCCTTCCGCAACAACCTTTTCCTGACCGTCAACGCCGACGTCGCCTTCGCCAACCTCGAATCGCTCTTTTCCGAAAACCCCGACCCGAACCCGGCCCACCTCGTATTCCAACTCCGCCACGAGCAGGTGGAGGCGCTCCGGGTGGCCGGCTTCGATGCGGTATCCCTGGCCAACAACCACGCGGGCAACGTGGGGCGCGCCGGGATGGCCTATACGGTGGACCTTCTGCGCTCCAACGGCATCGCGCCGTCCGGCGGGGGGCACAATCTGGCAGAGGCCCACCGGCCCGCCGTCGTGGCGACGCCGAGACTCACCTTCGCCTTCTGCTCTTACGCCGCCGCCATCTCCCTGGTCGCCACCGACGACGCCCCGGGGCACACGGCCTGGGGCCTGGATCTCCTCCGGGAAGACCTGGCCCGGGCTGAAGGGGAAGCCGACGTGGTGGTGGTCAGCCTCCACGCAGGCGACGAGTACGCCCCCCGGGAGAACGGTTTGCAGCGCGATTTCGCGTACGCGGCCATTGACTCGGGCGCCGACATCGTCGTCGGGCACCACCCCCACGTCCTCGAGCCCATAGAGATTTACCAGGGTCGGCTCATCTGCTACTCCCTGGGCAACTACGTCTTCGATCAGCCCTGGAACTACGACGCCGGGCAGACGGCGGCGGTGGAGGTGCTCCTGCGGGGGGATGAACCGCGACGGGCCTACATCCACCCGCTACGGATAAACGCAGATTTCCAGCCCGAGCCGGTGGACGGCCTCGCGGCGGAGGAGATTCTCAGGCGTCTGGGCCTGGAAACGACCCGCATCGAGCTGGGTCAAGATTGA
- a CDS encoding ABC transporter ATP-binding protein, with amino-acid sequence MAELRLEGRGPSPLGRYSVKISPGDRLCVTGGPGSGRTTFCRLLAGVLSPEKGGLTLDGAPYSPPDGRTTAPVGYLPFPAPPLGRAQVSDAETARLLGVERLLGREGPFSAGENQLLHFGKILSRGHAFLALDQPLAPLSPRDAARVLEVLNKSACGILLTAAEPLEGWRNLNLTGGELTESDP; translated from the coding sequence GTGGCTGAACTGCGCCTCGAGGGCCGGGGACCCTCCCCCCTGGGCCGATATTCCGTAAAGATATCGCCGGGCGACCGTCTCTGCGTGACGGGCGGACCGGGCTCCGGTCGGACGACCTTCTGCCGGCTGCTGGCCGGCGTCCTTTCCCCCGAGAAGGGCGGCCTGACCCTGGACGGCGCGCCCTATTCGCCGCCCGACGGCCGTACGACCGCCCCGGTGGGTTATCTGCCCTTTCCCGCTCCCCCCCTGGGCCGCGCACAGGTCTCAGACGCGGAAACCGCCCGTCTACTCGGCGTCGAGCGATTATTGGGCAGGGAGGGCCCCTTCTCCGCGGGCGAAAACCAGCTCCTGCATTTTGGAAAAATTCTGAGCCGGGGTCACGCCTTCCTGGCCCTGGACCAGCCGCTCGCCCCGCTGAGCCCCCGGGACGCGGCGCGGGTGCTGGAAGTTTTAAATAAATCCGCCTGCGGCATCCTACTCACCGCAGCCGAGCCGCTCGAAGGTTGGCGCAACCTGAACCTCACCGGCGGTGAGCTGACCGAGAGCGACCCATGA